Proteins from a genomic interval of Fusarium oxysporum Fo47 chromosome I, complete sequence:
- a CDS encoding putative methyltransferase-domain-containing protein, whose protein sequence is MGIEALDFPQMWERPSYTQLADILQSLELSPPIWNHKRRRSEIIEEQESLASQRKAEVTRYLSSIIKSPLSWIDDDDEKEVLWTQASKRMSERCGRTAMGEVIRRWPFGEGNDEFELIIREPALTGDSLGFKTWGSSYVLSQHLPRMAETSLFRLFDETLGQPRPDVIELGSGTGLLGLAAAALWKVPVALSDLPNIVPNLRENVAKNTELVKSRGGSLTVGDLTWGGSEDEVDQTLFGQPHQFKIVLAADPMYDDEHPALLASAISDHLALGSDSRAVVMVPRRDATTERLLESFRQAMLDLETPLFCEEEDELAGQDDWVEDDDAGNVRCWLGVFSRGGSPPSQVGDAVPI, encoded by the exons ATGGGTATCGAAGCACTCGATTTCCCCCAAATGTGGGAACGTCCCAGCTATACTCAACTAGCAGACATTCTCCAGAGTCTCGAACTTAGCCCTCCAATATGGAACCACAAGCGTCGTCGCTCTGAGATCATCGAGGAGCAAGAATCTCTCGCCAGCCAGCGCAAGGCAGAAGTCACTCGTTATCTCTCCTCTATCATCAAGAGCCCCTTATCATGGatcgacgacgatgatgagaaggaggttCTCTGGACGCAGGCAAGCAAGCGCATGTCGGAGCGGTGTGGACGCACGGCTATGGGAGAGGTTATTCGCAGATGGCCCTTTGGAGAGGGAAACGATGAGTTCGAGTTGATCATTCGAGAACCGGCGCTTACCGGAGATTCTTTGGGTTTCAAGACTTGGGGGTCTTCATACGTGCTATCACAGCATCTTCCTCGCATGGCGGAAACATCACTATTTCGATTATTCGATGAGACGTTGGGTCAACCGCGACCTGATGTCATCGAACTCGGCTCCGGGACTGGTCTCTTGGGTCTTGCCGCAGCAGCTCTATGGAAAGTTCCCGTAGCACTCAGCGATCTTCCTAACATCGTTCCAAATCTCAGAGAGAACGTGGCCAAGAACACTGAGCTTGTCAAGTCTCGCGGGGGATCACTCACAGTTGGCGATCTCACCTGGGGAGGGAGCGAAGACGAGGTCGATCAGACCCTGTTTGGGCAACCGCATCAGTTCAAG ATTGTCCTCGCGGCTGATCCCATGTACGACGATGAACACCCAGCGCTTCTCGCCTCAGCCATCAGCGACCACCTTGCTCTTGGCTCCGATTCACGCGCTGTCGTCATGGTCCCCCGTCGAGATGCTACCACAGAACGTCTCCTCGAGTCGTTCCGCCAGGCTATGCTTGACCTCGAAACCCCCTTGTTctgtgaagaagaggacgaacTTGCGGGACAGGACGACTGGGTTGAGGACGATGACGCGGGCAATGTGCGGTGCTGGCTGGGTGTCTTCAGCCGTGGTGGCTCACCGCCGTCTCAAGTCGGTGATGCAGTACCCATATAG
- a CDS encoding 8 kDa subunit-domain-containing protein (RNA polymerases N), with product MIIPIRCFSCGKVTGDLWERYLQLIADPRKTDGDAMDELGLKRYCCRRMIMTHVDLIEKLLKYTPDGRSEKKQNLGVQYS from the exons ATGATTATTCCCATCCGCTGCTTCTCCTGTGGAAAG GTCACTGGTGACCTCTGGGAGCGCTATCTTCAACTGATCGCAGATCCCCGTAAGACCGATGG CGATGCTATGGACGAGCTCGGTCTGAAGCGATACTGCTGCCGCCGCATGATCATGACCCACGTTGACCTtatcgagaagcttctcaa GTACACTCCTGATGGCCGaagcgagaagaagcagaaccTTGGCGTTCAGTACTCATAA